The proteins below are encoded in one region of Polynucleobacter sp. AP-Nino-20-G2:
- a CDS encoding YbaB/EbfC family nucleoid-associated protein, with product MMKGGLAGLMKQAQQMQEKMKVAQEQLAALEVTGQAAGGLVKVTISGKHEMKRVQIDPGAMDDREMLEDLLVTAYTEAFKQVEAASSQVMSGATAGMPMPPGFKLPF from the coding sequence ATGATGAAAGGTGGCCTTGCTGGTTTGATGAAACAAGCCCAGCAGATGCAAGAGAAGATGAAAGTGGCGCAGGAGCAGTTAGCTGCGCTTGAAGTGACTGGTCAAGCCGCAGGCGGACTCGTTAAAGTCACCATCTCTGGCAAACACGAAATGAAGCGCGTACAGATCGATCCAGGCGCAATGGATGATCGCGAAATGCTCGAGGACTTGTTGGTGACCGCCTATACAGAAGCATTCAAGCAAGTAGAGGCGGCAAGTTCACAAGTGATGTCTGGCGCAACGGCTGGCATGCCGATGCCTCCTGGTTTCAAACTACCGTTTTGA
- a CDS encoding LexA family transcriptional regulator gives MALIALPQSSSESTLTQAPQALATSDTYEFKLLSHRISAGFPSPAADYAEEGLDLNSYLIQNKPATFMFTVKGDSMMGAGICDGDKVVVDKALKAKHKDIVVAVVDDEYTIKRLYQLRGKTELQPENPSYEPITFNESSQLQIWGVVVGVVRRYSHASSRNGKAI, from the coding sequence ATGGCACTTATCGCACTTCCACAAAGCTCCTCAGAAAGCACTCTGACTCAGGCCCCACAGGCTTTGGCGACGAGCGACACCTACGAGTTCAAGCTTCTCAGTCACCGTATTTCAGCAGGATTTCCGAGTCCAGCGGCGGATTACGCTGAGGAAGGGCTCGATCTCAATAGCTATCTGATTCAAAACAAACCGGCCACCTTCATGTTCACCGTCAAGGGGGATTCAATGATGGGTGCGGGTATTTGTGACGGCGATAAGGTTGTCGTCGATAAAGCCCTCAAAGCAAAGCATAAAGACATCGTTGTCGCCGTAGTGGATGACGAGTACACCATTAAGCGCCTCTATCAATTGCGTGGCAAAACCGAGCTTCAGCCCGAGAACCCGAGTTACGAACCCATCACCTTTAACGAGAGCAGTCAGCTGCAGATCTGGGGTGTAGTGGTCGGGGTAGTGCGCAGATATAGCCACGCTAGCAGCAGAAACGGGAAGGCAATATGA
- a CDS encoding Y-family DNA polymerase, translating into MNQSGQTNQLFALVDVNNFYVSCERVFAPKLEGVPMVVLSNNDGCAVARSAEVKELGVKMATPWFQMQDLAKKHGIQAYSSNYTLYGDMSNRVVEVLKTFTPHLEVYSIDESFLRIETVLKQYIDPVELGQTIKQTIKDSTGLPVCVGVGASKTLAKLANHLAKKHKQFAGVCDISAMPKEELYQWMTETPVGEVWGIGKQLSKKLKVLQINTIFDLLQTSPQSMRQQFGVVIERICYELRGVSCLSLEEVVPAKQQIVSSRSFGKPVTSMEQLAESVATHIARGAEKLRGQQSVTGALTIFIQTNPHKPEPQYHQSVTIPLADPSDNTLTLTTAALKGLKQIYQAGFKYKKAGVMFSLLADKPTVQQSLFDDMEVKGKSAHLMKAMDSINNRFGNAVIRTAVSGTTQDWKMRSGNRSPNYTTQWDELPVAR; encoded by the coding sequence ATGAATCAATCTGGCCAAACCAATCAGCTCTTTGCGCTGGTAGATGTGAACAACTTCTACGTTTCTTGCGAACGGGTATTTGCGCCCAAGTTAGAGGGCGTGCCGATGGTGGTGCTCTCCAATAACGATGGTTGCGCAGTGGCGCGCAGTGCGGAAGTAAAAGAGCTTGGCGTGAAGATGGCGACCCCCTGGTTTCAGATGCAAGATCTAGCTAAGAAGCATGGCATCCAGGCCTACTCATCAAACTACACCCTGTATGGGGATATGAGCAACAGGGTAGTTGAGGTCTTAAAAACCTTCACCCCGCATTTAGAGGTCTACAGCATTGACGAGAGTTTTCTCAGAATCGAGACTGTACTCAAGCAATACATCGATCCAGTAGAACTAGGTCAAACCATCAAGCAAACGATTAAAGACTCTACTGGCCTACCAGTGTGTGTAGGTGTTGGTGCCAGCAAGACCTTGGCTAAGTTGGCTAATCACCTAGCCAAAAAGCACAAACAGTTTGCAGGCGTATGCGATATCAGCGCTATGCCTAAAGAAGAGCTCTACCAGTGGATGACCGAAACACCAGTAGGGGAGGTGTGGGGTATCGGCAAGCAACTTAGCAAGAAACTCAAAGTACTACAGATCAATACTATTTTTGATTTGCTACAAACTTCACCGCAATCCATGCGCCAGCAATTTGGTGTTGTCATTGAACGTATTTGCTACGAGTTGCGCGGCGTATCTTGCCTAAGTCTGGAAGAAGTGGTGCCAGCTAAACAGCAGATCGTTTCCTCGCGTAGCTTTGGTAAACCAGTGACCTCCATGGAGCAGTTAGCAGAATCCGTTGCTACTCATATTGCAAGAGGTGCGGAGAAGCTCAGAGGTCAGCAATCCGTTACGGGCGCGCTCACGATCTTTATCCAAACCAATCCGCATAAGCCTGAGCCCCAATACCACCAGAGCGTCACCATTCCATTGGCTGATCCTAGTGATAACACCTTAACGCTAACAACTGCCGCACTCAAAGGCTTAAAGCAAATCTATCAAGCAGGCTTTAAGTACAAAAAAGCCGGAGTGATGTTCAGTCTCTTGGCAGATAAGCCCACAGTGCAGCAATCCCTTTTTGATGACATGGAAGTCAAAGGCAAGTCAGCTCATCTCATGAAAGCTATGGACTCGATTAACAATCGCTTTGGTAATGCCGTCATCAGAACCGCAGTATCTGGAACCACTCAAGACTGGAAGATGAGATCAGGCAACAGATCACCCAACTACACCACGCAGTGGGATGAATTACCCGTAGCGCGATAA
- the dnaX gene encoding DNA polymerase III subunit gamma/tau, whose translation MTALALARSWRPKTFSQLVGQDHVVKALTHALDQGRLHHAWLFTGTRGVGKTTIARIMAKALNCTGEDGQGRMTSEPCGKCPACMEIDAGRFVDYIEMDAASNRGVDEMAQLLEKAAYAPSNARYKVYMIDEVHMLTNHAFNAMLKTLEEPPEHVKFILATTDPQKIPVTILSRCLQFNLKQMPVPLIVEHLEKVLAAEKVDCETNALRVLAKAAQGSMRDALSLTDQAIAYAAGKVSEEAVRGMLGTLDDAYLIRILDSLIAKDGATLLAIANKMGERSMSFSLALADLSSLIQKIAAAQIVPESVLEDWPEAADIRRLAGALSKEEAQLFYQISITSRPDLSLAPDEQTGFAMTLLRMLAFRPGNDGARAGGNGAPPVASAPRAPANQTASPAAAPVRSAAPASAAPVATPASTPAAPAAAPSAPAASASAADRPDWHALMRQLPVKGLVQQLAFQTELQDWEDAPAGVRATVVTPMPQLASEASVVRLADALTAHFGKPVKLIIEKGEVEGKTVAKVDAQIHQEKRQNAEQMIAQDPFIQQLEKEFGAKVVGGSVKPL comes from the coding sequence ATGACAGCATTGGCTTTAGCCCGTTCGTGGCGCCCTAAAACTTTCTCCCAATTGGTAGGACAAGACCATGTGGTTAAGGCATTAACCCATGCCTTAGATCAAGGCCGCCTACACCACGCTTGGCTCTTTACGGGCACCCGCGGGGTCGGAAAGACCACTATTGCTCGAATTATGGCCAAAGCCCTCAATTGCACCGGGGAAGATGGCCAGGGTCGTATGACCTCAGAGCCTTGTGGAAAATGCCCGGCTTGCATGGAAATCGATGCAGGCCGCTTTGTTGACTATATCGAGATGGATGCTGCCAGTAACCGTGGCGTCGATGAAATGGCTCAACTGCTTGAAAAAGCAGCCTATGCACCAAGCAATGCCCGTTACAAGGTTTACATGATTGACGAGGTGCACATGCTCACCAATCATGCCTTTAATGCCATGCTCAAGACGCTCGAAGAGCCGCCTGAACATGTGAAGTTCATACTTGCGACAACTGATCCGCAAAAGATTCCGGTAACGATTCTGTCGCGTTGCTTGCAGTTCAATCTCAAGCAAATGCCAGTACCGCTCATCGTTGAGCATCTAGAAAAAGTACTCGCAGCAGAAAAGGTTGATTGCGAAACCAATGCACTACGTGTGTTGGCAAAAGCAGCACAAGGCTCTATGCGTGATGCTTTGTCCTTGACCGATCAAGCCATCGCATATGCTGCTGGCAAAGTGTCGGAAGAAGCAGTGCGCGGCATGCTTGGCACGCTCGATGATGCTTATCTTATTCGGATTTTGGATTCACTCATTGCAAAAGATGGTGCGACATTACTCGCGATTGCCAATAAGATGGGTGAGCGCAGCATGTCTTTCTCATTAGCGCTGGCAGATCTATCCAGTCTCATTCAGAAGATCGCTGCAGCACAAATCGTCCCTGAATCTGTTTTAGAAGACTGGCCTGAAGCGGCGGACATTCGTCGCTTGGCTGGTGCACTCTCAAAAGAAGAGGCGCAACTCTTTTATCAAATCAGTATTACTAGCCGTCCCGATTTATCGCTTGCTCCTGACGAGCAAACTGGCTTTGCCATGACGCTTTTGCGCATGCTGGCCTTTCGTCCAGGAAATGACGGAGCGAGAGCGGGTGGCAATGGCGCGCCTCCAGTAGCGTCTGCACCTAGGGCTCCCGCTAATCAAACTGCTTCTCCAGCTGCTGCGCCGGTGCGCAGTGCGGCACCTGCATCTGCTGCTCCGGTCGCCACTCCAGCTTCAACCCCTGCAGCTCCTGCCGCCGCCCCATCAGCACCAGCGGCGTCTGCATCCGCGGCCGATCGTCCAGACTGGCATGCCTTGATGCGTCAATTGCCGGTGAAGGGTTTGGTTCAGCAGTTAGCGTTTCAGACAGAATTGCAAGATTGGGAAGATGCTCCCGCAGGTGTGCGCGCAACGGTTGTCACACCCATGCCGCAGCTCGCTTCAGAAGCTTCTGTTGTCCGTCTAGCTGATGCCTTGACTGCGCATTTTGGCAAGCCAGTCAAACTCATTATTGAAAAAGGTGAAGTTGAAGGCAAGACTGTGGCTAAGGTCGATGCGCAGATTCATCAAGAGAAAAGACAAAACGCAGAGCAGATGATTGCTCAAGATCCATTTATTCAGCAATTAGAAAAAGAGTTTGGCGCCAAAGTGGTTGGCGGCTCTGTTAAACCTCTTTAA
- a CDS encoding putative quorum-sensing-regulated virulence factor: MKPMPQAIIFDVEATDKNDAVIIEAASLDVTSINPLAVGNPWVQRYNPGKPISLGALATHHIMDEELVNCPASSSFRLPGGTKYIIGHSVDFDWEAIGKPDVKRICTLALARSLWPELDSHTQSALLYHFERATAREQLRDAHSALADVWICSKILGQILDRLQPASLDALWEMSEKARIPTIMPFGKHKGELISQVPSDYKQWMLRQDNVSEYLRKALGG; this comes from the coding sequence ATGAAGCCCATGCCCCAAGCCATCATTTTCGATGTAGAAGCCACCGATAAGAACGATGCAGTCATTATTGAGGCCGCCTCTTTGGATGTGACTTCTATCAATCCGCTTGCTGTCGGCAATCCTTGGGTTCAGCGTTACAACCCTGGCAAGCCGATTAGCTTAGGCGCCTTAGCGACCCATCACATCATGGATGAGGAATTGGTCAATTGCCCCGCTAGCAGCTCTTTTAGATTGCCTGGTGGCACCAAGTACATTATTGGCCATAGCGTTGATTTTGACTGGGAGGCTATTGGTAAGCCAGATGTGAAACGTATTTGCACTCTTGCACTGGCTCGCAGCCTTTGGCCTGAGTTGGATAGTCATACACAGAGCGCTTTGCTCTATCACTTTGAAAGAGCTACTGCTAGAGAACAATTGCGTGATGCGCATAGCGCATTAGCGGATGTATGGATCTGCTCTAAGATTTTGGGTCAGATTCTGGATCGCTTGCAACCCGCTTCCTTGGATGCCCTATGGGAAATGTCTGAGAAGGCACGCATTCCGACCATCATGCCCTTTGGCAAACATAAAGGCGAACTCATTAGCCAGGTACCTAGTGATTACAAGCAATGGATGCTGCGTCAAGACAATGTGTCAGAGTATCTGCGCAAAGCCCTGGGTGGTTGA
- a CDS encoding TolC family protein — MRLALHTTATPMKRVACAVASLFFTASVFAQSNSANVGIPASVTVQTSESKDSLSAPPMVSNEPAANPANASSLFAPVKPSNTPKIYTKGAPSGPSEMDLRQLWTELKLNNPQLSSLRESYLSAKATVPQIAAPSNPQVGLVWSGMPVNSPFALGGANAPSAANSGGISSNNSISVTQAFQFPGKKSLAANIADTNAEALLAQTESTYLQLGAQLSTLYYGALASQKQLQVLKESVLRLEMIKNVAKARYSNNAAAYVEYLNAQVSQSAAQADQFNVERQLQVALNNINTLVGRHSREKLVLRGDVRRAMTGMPTLIELEDYAESSHPSLKSSALQLDAARKGVDLAKKAYLPDFQVIGSSYTPRGPFAANNGALFYQFELDLVIPLYFFTKEKYGVEQAQRNQAAAEAGDISNRQQIVLAVNSAYAAYEQAKNQTQFLKERQVPQADAAYKVGLTQYSNNGQGFNDLLTAQTQLRNLEVQLALAESNLLQAQATLLVTSGKEPF, encoded by the coding sequence ATGCGCTTAGCGCTACATACAACAGCGACCCCTATGAAAAGGGTGGCTTGTGCCGTTGCCTCTCTGTTTTTTACCGCCTCTGTTTTTGCACAATCAAATTCTGCAAATGTCGGTATCCCAGCTTCAGTGACGGTTCAGACTAGTGAGTCCAAGGATTCTTTGTCTGCGCCACCAATGGTTAGTAATGAGCCGGCGGCAAACCCGGCCAATGCTTCATCACTATTTGCGCCAGTAAAACCCAGCAATACGCCAAAGATCTACACCAAGGGTGCGCCATCAGGTCCTTCCGAAATGGATTTGCGTCAGCTCTGGACGGAATTGAAGTTAAATAATCCACAACTGTCTTCCCTGCGTGAGTCTTACCTCTCCGCAAAAGCGACTGTGCCGCAAATTGCTGCGCCATCTAATCCGCAGGTCGGCTTAGTGTGGTCTGGGATGCCGGTAAATTCCCCGTTTGCTTTGGGTGGAGCAAATGCGCCAAGTGCTGCCAACTCAGGCGGTATTAGTAGCAATAACTCGATTTCCGTTACCCAAGCATTTCAGTTCCCGGGCAAGAAAAGCTTGGCGGCCAATATTGCCGATACCAATGCTGAGGCTTTGTTGGCGCAAACCGAATCCACTTATTTGCAATTGGGTGCGCAACTCTCGACTTTGTATTACGGTGCACTGGCTTCACAGAAACAACTTCAGGTTTTGAAAGAGTCCGTGTTGCGTTTGGAAATGATTAAGAACGTCGCTAAAGCGCGTTACTCCAATAATGCCGCCGCCTATGTTGAATACCTCAATGCACAAGTATCACAAAGTGCTGCGCAGGCTGATCAATTTAATGTGGAGCGTCAACTTCAGGTTGCATTGAACAATATCAACACCCTAGTTGGCCGTCACTCAAGAGAGAAGTTGGTATTGCGGGGTGATGTACGTCGCGCTATGACAGGTATGCCTACCTTGATTGAGTTGGAAGACTATGCAGAGTCTAGTCATCCATCCTTGAAGAGCTCCGCATTGCAATTAGATGCCGCCCGCAAAGGGGTTGACCTGGCGAAGAAGGCGTATTTGCCAGACTTCCAGGTGATTGGTTCATCCTACACGCCACGCGGTCCATTTGCTGCAAATAATGGCGCTTTGTTTTATCAGTTTGAGCTAGATCTCGTTATTCCTTTGTATTTCTTTACCAAGGAAAAGTATGGTGTGGAGCAGGCGCAGCGTAATCAAGCGGCTGCTGAGGCGGGCGATATTTCCAATCGTCAGCAGATCGTGCTGGCCGTGAACAGCGCTTACGCCGCTTACGAGCAAGCGAAAAATCAAACCCAATTTTTAAAAGAGCGCCAAGTTCCGCAAGCAGATGCTGCATATAAGGTGGGCTTAACGCAGTACTCCAATAATGGTCAGGGATTTAACGATTTGCTGACAGCGCAAACACAATTGCGCAATCTCGAAGTTCAATTAGCGCTGGCGGAGAGCAATCTCTTGCAGGCGCAAGCGACATTGCTAGTGACATCTGGCAAAGAACCTTTTTAA
- a CDS encoding amidohydrolase has product MKTFPKMISSILISIATTAFAGSATLYYNGDIVTMEGDSPKYVETVLVKDDKIAFVGTMKDALVEVGSNATLYDLKGHTLLPGFIDTWGHFALIAQDTFGVNLAYFSKNPPKTKLQLLEKLKNETRPFNGWIVGTGYAEAVLSDGAISLAELDQTFPDTPVLIENISTLTGMVNSAGLKKLGITTSTKAVSGFIPVNPKTGQLTGELIGMPYLTAVAKAVGKYSQDLTFESYRKAEKLYVANGFTTAQSYEATLMDMRNMRLAVDRGVISIDLIALPTFDVVDQLLNNNPNYQFGIYSKGNRGFKVAGIQVPTDGAPQLRLAYFSKPYLDTTGFAKDWRGFAYYPQSLIDQYAKLAYEKNIQYFGYSNGDAGIDMTLLAIDKAMKETGVTEDRRTVIAHSFFARDDQLDDYKKKNIMAVMMPNGAWLYGDVYDKTLGAERANNLSPFNSANAKGVVTALHNDTPSSGPNVLFSVWSAVNRQTFSGKTLGPEQRVDPYLALKGFTSNAAYLYKEEGSKGTISVGKLADLVELDQNPLKADPKNIKDIGVVQTIKAGVPLLIH; this is encoded by the coding sequence ATGAAGACCTTTCCAAAAATGATCAGCAGTATTTTGATCTCTATTGCGACTACAGCTTTCGCTGGTTCAGCAACTCTGTATTACAACGGGGATATTGTGACAATGGAGGGTGATAGCCCTAAATATGTTGAGACCGTTCTAGTCAAGGATGACAAGATTGCCTTCGTGGGGACCATGAAAGACGCTCTAGTAGAAGTGGGTAGCAATGCCACTCTCTATGACTTAAAGGGTCATACTTTGTTGCCGGGATTTATTGATACCTGGGGGCATTTCGCTTTAATTGCCCAAGATACTTTTGGCGTCAATCTTGCCTATTTTTCTAAAAATCCTCCCAAGACGAAGTTGCAATTGCTTGAGAAGTTAAAAAATGAAACAAGACCATTTAATGGGTGGATCGTTGGCACGGGATATGCCGAAGCTGTATTAAGTGATGGCGCTATTAGCTTGGCGGAGTTGGATCAGACCTTTCCGGATACCCCTGTATTAATTGAAAACATTTCTACCTTAACCGGCATGGTCAATAGTGCAGGCCTGAAAAAATTGGGCATTACCACCAGCACTAAAGCAGTATCTGGTTTTATCCCAGTTAACCCCAAGACAGGGCAATTGACTGGCGAGTTAATTGGTATGCCTTATCTCACTGCCGTAGCAAAGGCTGTGGGTAAGTATTCTCAAGACCTCACGTTTGAGTCTTATCGCAAAGCTGAGAAGCTTTATGTGGCCAATGGTTTCACTACTGCGCAAAGCTATGAGGCGACATTGATGGATATGCGCAATATGCGTTTGGCGGTGGATCGAGGTGTGATCTCTATCGACCTCATTGCTTTGCCGACCTTTGATGTTGTCGACCAGCTATTGAATAACAATCCCAATTATCAATTTGGTATTTACAGCAAAGGCAATCGGGGCTTTAAGGTTGCCGGCATACAAGTGCCGACGGATGGCGCGCCACAACTGCGTTTGGCTTATTTCTCAAAACCATATCTCGATACCACGGGCTTTGCAAAAGATTGGCGTGGTTTTGCCTACTACCCACAGAGCTTAATTGATCAATACGCCAAGTTGGCTTATGAGAAGAATATTCAATACTTTGGCTATAGCAATGGCGATGCTGGTATCGATATGACGTTATTGGCTATTGATAAGGCAATGAAAGAAACTGGCGTGACAGAGGATCGTCGCACAGTAATTGCCCATTCATTCTTTGCGCGCGATGATCAGCTAGATGACTATAAAAAGAAAAACATCATGGCAGTCATGATGCCTAACGGTGCTTGGTTATATGGCGATGTTTATGACAAAACGCTGGGGGCGGAGAGGGCAAATAATCTGAGTCCTTTCAATAGCGCCAATGCAAAAGGGGTGGTAACTGCGCTGCACAATGACACGCCTTCATCCGGCCCTAATGTGCTCTTCTCGGTATGGAGTGCTGTCAATCGCCAAACCTTTTCTGGAAAAACTTTAGGCCCAGAGCAAAGAGTCGACCCTTATCTGGCGCTCAAAGGATTTACCAGTAACGCAGCCTATCTCTATAAAGAAGAGGGTAGTAAGGGCACGATTAGTGTTGGCAAGCTGGCTGATTTGGTGGAGTTGGATCAAAATCCCCTAAAGGCGGACCCAAAGAATATTAAAGATATTGGCGTTGTGCAGACCATTAAGGCCGGGGTTCCACTGCTCATTCACTAG
- a CDS encoding carbohydrate porin, giving the protein MTRKLLLALLLGFVVASACAQRAGSGADQIASFADNLSWLPTEGELFGLPVNVHGQTTYINQRYNPFNSPYQGQNSLSPNKSMSYTWSGTLFLGARIAENTDIYFNPEVVSGVPFSGLTGLGGPTNGEATRAQGAQAHFYSARAFLRQTINQEGDKLELENDANQITQILSSNRFVITAGQFSTLDIFDDSKYAKDPRVQFMNWGNMTYLSYDYAADARGYSWGLAGEWYRDNWVFRASRMLTPKSPNGRDLNWQIFNAYGDQLEVERQHNIGGLPGKVSVLGYRNRMVMARFTDATNYLIANQVQGTQAIFNVRNSAQIKTGVGVNAEQALTKDMGVYMRAFTSDGHTETMAFAEADSSLSVGMGINGERWGRAKDTIGVSAMLNGISSNRRAYLQAGGISNFVGDTPYPYNGPSQTITYKPEQISEIYYNALVVQNVLLGLNYQHIVNPAYNAARGPVNVVSFRVHAEF; this is encoded by the coding sequence ATGACCCGCAAGCTTTTACTCGCTCTCTTGTTAGGTTTTGTTGTCGCTTCTGCGTGCGCGCAGAGAGCGGGGTCGGGCGCTGACCAAATTGCAAGTTTTGCGGATAACCTTTCTTGGTTGCCAACCGAGGGGGAGCTATTTGGTTTGCCAGTAAACGTTCATGGCCAAACAACCTACATCAATCAGCGGTACAACCCATTCAATTCTCCTTACCAGGGACAAAATAGTCTGTCGCCCAATAAGTCGATGAGCTATACCTGGTCCGGCACGTTGTTCTTAGGCGCTCGTATTGCAGAAAATACAGATATTTATTTCAATCCCGAAGTAGTTTCTGGCGTTCCTTTCTCTGGCTTGACCGGACTGGGCGGCCCAACCAATGGTGAAGCAACTCGCGCGCAGGGTGCGCAAGCCCATTTTTATTCAGCGCGCGCTTTCTTGCGTCAAACGATTAATCAAGAGGGCGATAAGCTCGAACTAGAAAATGATGCGAATCAAATCACCCAAATACTGAGTAGCAATCGTTTTGTCATTACTGCTGGACAATTTTCTACTCTAGATATTTTTGACGACAGCAAGTACGCCAAAGACCCTCGTGTTCAGTTTATGAACTGGGGCAATATGACTTACCTGTCATATGACTATGCAGCTGATGCTCGTGGTTATAGCTGGGGCTTGGCGGGTGAGTGGTATCGCGATAACTGGGTATTTCGCGCTTCACGGATGCTTACTCCCAAAAGTCCAAATGGCCGAGATTTGAATTGGCAAATCTTTAATGCTTATGGTGATCAACTTGAAGTAGAGCGCCAGCATAATATTGGCGGCTTGCCAGGTAAGGTGAGCGTGCTCGGCTATCGCAATCGCATGGTAATGGCGCGTTTTACAGATGCAACGAATTACTTAATTGCCAATCAAGTGCAAGGCACTCAAGCTATTTTTAATGTGCGTAATTCCGCTCAAATTAAAACGGGTGTTGGTGTGAATGCGGAGCAAGCCCTGACCAAAGATATGGGCGTCTATATGAGGGCATTTACCTCAGATGGCCATACAGAAACTATGGCCTTTGCAGAGGCTGATAGTTCTTTGTCGGTTGGCATGGGTATCAATGGTGAGCGTTGGGGCAGGGCTAAAGACACCATTGGTGTGTCCGCAATGCTAAATGGCATTTCTTCAAATCGTAGAGCCTATTTGCAGGCGGGCGGTATTTCTAACTTTGTCGGTGACACTCCTTACCCCTATAACGGCCCTTCTCAAACCATTACTTATAAGCCAGAACAAATCAGCGAAATTTATTACAACGCCTTGGTGGTCCAGAATGTGCTGCTTGGCCTAAATTACCAGCACATCGTTAATCCAGCCTATAACGCTGCTCGTGGCCCTGTAAATGTCGTGTCTTTTAGGGTTCATGCTGAATTTTAG
- a CDS encoding DUF1993 family protein: MAISMYQASIPQLKKMLGNLSSLLTKAEEHVAAKGIDGAVLVEGRLFPDMFPLAKQVQIACDQVKNGMARLASIEAPKFDDNETTIAQLKERIAKTIAFVDTIKPEQVNGTEAKEIKFSVKEWSFEFVGEQYVLTWIIPNFYFHVTTAYNILRHNGVEIGKADYLG; this comes from the coding sequence ATGGCCATTTCAATGTACCAAGCATCGATTCCACAATTGAAAAAGATGCTTGGCAATCTCTCTAGCCTTTTGACTAAGGCTGAAGAGCATGTTGCCGCCAAAGGTATTGATGGTGCTGTTTTGGTGGAGGGGCGCCTATTTCCGGATATGTTCCCTTTGGCCAAACAGGTGCAGATTGCTTGCGATCAAGTGAAGAATGGCATGGCACGTTTAGCTAGCATTGAGGCCCCCAAATTTGACGATAACGAAACTACTATTGCGCAGTTAAAAGAGCGCATTGCTAAAACGATTGCCTTTGTCGACACCATCAAACCCGAGCAAGTGAACGGCACGGAGGCCAAAGAGATTAAGTTTTCCGTCAAAGAGTGGAGCTTTGAGTTTGTCGGCGAGCAGTATGTGCTGACTTGGATTATTCCCAATTTCTACTTCCATGTCACTACGGCCTACAACATCTTGCGTCACAACGGCGTAGAAATTGGTAAAGCGGACTATCTCGGCTAA
- the recR gene encoding recombination mediator RecR, with the protein MARHEAPQDALGRLIEALRVLPGVGPKSAQRMAFYLLQHDRNGAAVLAQSLGEAVETVGHCARCNTFSETQICGTCNDDRRDPSLLCIVETPADQVMVEQTLSFKGNYFVLMGRISPLDGMGPNEIHFDRLLNRIESPDTGVSVREVVLATNFTSEGEATAHYIGEVLKAKGIKVTRIARGIPVGGELEYVDAGTLARALMDRRTVG; encoded by the coding sequence ATGGCACGTCATGAAGCTCCGCAAGATGCTCTCGGTCGATTGATCGAAGCATTGCGGGTATTGCCAGGAGTAGGACCGAAGTCTGCGCAACGCATGGCTTTCTACTTGCTCCAGCATGATCGCAATGGTGCGGCAGTCTTAGCTCAATCATTGGGTGAGGCTGTAGAAACCGTTGGGCACTGCGCCCGCTGTAATACTTTCTCAGAAACCCAAATCTGCGGTACTTGCAATGATGATCGTCGTGACCCATCCTTGCTGTGCATTGTGGAGACGCCCGCTGACCAAGTGATGGTGGAGCAGACATTAAGTTTCAAAGGTAATTACTTTGTACTAATGGGGCGCATCTCGCCACTCGATGGCATGGGCCCCAATGAAATTCACTTCGATCGATTACTTAATCGCATTGAATCCCCTGATACCGGTGTGTCGGTAAGGGAAGTAGTTCTAGCAACTAATTTCACGAGTGAAGGTGAGGCAACCGCCCATTACATTGGTGAGGTGCTCAAAGCCAAAGGCATCAAAGTCACCAGAATCGCTAGAGGCATTCCGGTGGGTGGCGAGCTTGAGTATGTAGATGCCGGCACCTTAGCTAGAGCGCTGATGGATCGCCGTACTGTTGGCTGA